The sequence below is a genomic window from Theobroma cacao cultivar B97-61/B2 chromosome 6, Criollo_cocoa_genome_V2, whole genome shotgun sequence.
AATTTATGCAGATGCAGGGTATTGAATTGATTCTTTGTGGCTCAAAATAATTGACTTTCAAACAAAATGGTATTTAATGAAACCTCATCTCTCTTGATGACCAAAATTTTGGGTACATTGTTGATTTTTTAAGGACTCAAACTTGTAGCAAGACCATGCCCGGGTCCCTAGGATACGAAGAACAAGATGCAAAAACGTTTGCTTCATGGGTATGCTTCCCTTATGTTGTTTTTCTGTATATTCATCCTTTAACTGCCATTTGTTTTCATATCATCTAAGAAAGTTGCTTATTTTGTCTAGGGGGTTGATTACCTGAAATATGACAATTGTGCAAATACTGGCATAAGCCCAAAGGAAAGGTAATTTAACCGCTTTCATAGTTCTGCGAGAATGCTCTGGTATGTAGCATAGGTTGGAAAGTGGCAGCTTCTCTAGTTGTGCCAGTGAGTGGtgatttctctttttctgtCTAAGCTGTTAGGATTCTTTTGTGGAGCAGGTATCCGAAGATGAGCAAAGCTTTACTAAGTTCAGGGAGGACCATGTTTTTCTCGTTATGTGAATGGTAAAATAACTTTCTTCACAAACAAGGGACAAACATTTCCTCTGAACAACAAATGTAGAACTGCTGCTGGAAATATTCACAGAAATTTAACATATGTAGGGGAAATGAAGATCCAGCAACTTGGGCACCAAGCATTGGGAATAGTTGGAGAACAACTGGAGATATTAAAGATAACTGGGATAGGTAAAGAGGAATACTGCTTTGTGCTTTACTAGATTGCAATGTTAAGGATAGTACTATATGCACTGTTAAATTTCAATCTCACACGTTACTCCATTTCCAGCCATCTATTCTGTAGTCTGTAGAATATGCCTGTGTTAGATACTCAAACCATGCTTACCATTTTGAGGAACTAACAGTAATCTTGTGGCCTAGAATGACATCCATTGCAGATCAAAATGACAAATGGGCATCTTATGCTCAACCTGGCAGTTGGAATGGTAGGATACCAGAATTTCTTTCACAGCAAAAGTATTTTTCTATACTTAATGAATATGGATACATTGGAGGAAGGTGggggaggaggaggaggaggatgAAAGTAGCAGAATTGGTTTTATGTGCAAACTACTTCATCTcgtaatatatgaaattgtaCTTTCTGACTTGCCCCTAAAACAATTGTTGTACATCAGATCCAGACATGCTTGAGGTAGGAAATGGTGGCATGACAACAGAAGAATATCGCAGTCATTTTAGCATATGGTCATTAGCTAAAGTATGATCCGGACTTAGTTATTCATGCACAAATCAGATAAACTTTTCTTCCTATGTGATTTCTGATACTATGACGATTCCTTTTTCATCCTTTTCCGTATGCAGGCTCCTCTATTGATTGGCTGTGATATTCGGTCAATGGATAATGTCACCTTTGAACTGCTAAGCAATAAGGAGGTTATTGCAGTCAATCAAGGTAAAGTCATATGAATTACTTAGAAATGTCCATGCAGCTGAACTAGCTTAATCTAAACTCCAGAGTGGGGAAGTAAAAATCCTTTTCACACCCACTGGCGCAGTTCCCATGTATCAGAACTCAAACATACAAATTGAGGTTACAGTCTTGTATATAGTGAATTATGTGAGTGGCACAGATTGAAGTTTTTGTAACAGAAGTTTTTCCATTGAGCAGATAAACTTGGAGTTCAGGggaaaaaggtgaaaaaagaTGGGGATCTTGAGGTAAATATGATCAATGGTACATTCATGCTTACTCCTTTTAGCCTATCTTCACATTTACAATCTAAATACCTATGATAAATGTAGGTATGGGCTGGCCCCTTGACTGATAACAGGGTGGCTGTAGTCTTATGGAACAGAGGATCTTCCTCTGCAAACATCACTGCTTACTGGTCTGATATAGGCCTTAAACCATCAACTGTTTGTGATGTTCAACATTTATGGGCGGTATGAGCCTCCTTTTAATGACATGATTGTCAATGTTTCATCCAATGTGATCTATATAAAGATTTCAATAAGTTTTATGCTTGAAAATGCAACAGCATTCAACGGAGTTATCAGTCCAAGATCAGCTCTCTGCTCAAGTGGATGCACATGCTTGCAGAATGTACACAATCACACCACAGTGAACAGTTCTTCCATGGAAAGAAAGTGGTTTTCCAGATGGAAAGGGTCTGATTGCAGGCATGCAGCAGCTAGCTGAGAATGCATTTGAACAAAGAAGTTAGCTTCaagaaattgaataaaattttgcaatatttgaaaatattaaagcaATGTCAGATAAAGAAGTGAAACCTCAATAACTTATATGCAAAGGGATAGTTCGCTGAGAATGCTACCAGTTTATGTCTAGTTGCTATAGAACATCCACCAGATACTCTCCATTctcttattattttcaattcatttttcttctttcccttgtattaaaaaaatgttaaatagaaatatatatatatatatatatatatatataaattttacgAACAAGAAAATCATTCTATTATTgacaaaacatataaaaattactTTCTTTGTTCCAAATTAAATGTCgatttttaaattgttgcatcaaatttaattcattttcattatAAGTTTCTATAAtattgtgtaaaattataattttaaaatatagaattttaataataaataaaattatgatataattttaaaaattaagttttttaatatatcatGATATATTGACatatcttaattaaaaataacgtaattttgatataatatgATTTTCACTTTTTACGTCAGCATTTACGTAAATATAATAAGAGTCTTTGATCGATATTAAtagaacaataaaaatttacttaaattttattaaataattcaagGGATTTTACACCACTATATCAAGAACCAACATGGTGAGCAAGtgacctttttcttctttattttctttaacgAAATCTCTGAGTTTCCTCGCCACATGGTTCAAGCGGGAGTCCAAGAAAGTTAAAACAAACATCGAAAAGTTgtgaaagaagaagagaaatgcAGGGAACAGCTTCAAAATCTCCGTTGTAAGCTTCTTCTACATGTATATCACATTCTTCTTTTGTCTTCTTTCTTTTAGCATTATATCATATTCACCATGCAAAACTTGAAAGCAATGGCATGatgaaaaaaggaaagcaaaATGTAGGGGGGGGCTTCAAACCAAGACTGAAACTATCCCGATTGCCAAGAAACTGAAGAAACCcaagttttcttttctgttctttTAGAAGGAAAAACCATGTGCATGGAACCATCTCCTGCTTGCATGGCAAGAACTGGATGGAACTATATTCGATGCATTTGAACTTGGattgatttgttttttgaGAAGGAAATGTTAAATACAGCTATTTGGTTGGTTTCTACTCCTTTTTACACCCATTTTCAAGATAACCAAAAAGGAAAGTTgaacaatttttcttgtttttgcaGGAATTACTACGAGGAGAATGATGGTggagaacaaaaagaaacaggAACGAAACTcaaggaaaaagaagttgGTAACGAGATTGATGAGATAAGTGATCGGTTTCAGCGCACGAAGCGTGAAACAAGTAAAAGAGGTAAAAGAGGATGAATTTTCTCAGTTTCTCTCGGTTTGTTCCTTGGAAGATATAACTTTCAAGTGAAAGGATCTGCAGTACTCAAGATTTTCCTTCAGTTTCTGTCTTTTCCTTGTCAATATGAGATATCTTAATTCTGTGGAATATAAACTGAGGATACTATTTGTAGAGTTGAAGTAAAAGCTATGTTTCACCCTTTGTATTTTCAGTCTGCAAATTCTTAagaaattggataattgaggtAACTATCTGCTGGAAAGGGtctttattattgttttgaggtcaggaaaatgagaagaaaaaaatgaatttactTGCCATGAAACTGTCTCCATTTTGTAGAAGACCCAGATAGCTATCTATGTTTCACAAGTGATGTTGATATTGCTTGTTGGAAATTGATTTCGATACCCTATTATTCCAAATATGTAAGACCAGATTGTTCTGTTGATgcattcttttattatttggaGTCATAAGCAGAGGGAACTCCCCGCAAAGAAACTGAGCAGGTTCATAACGGTCGAAGTTATTGTATTAGTAATTTATACCAAAGATTAGCCATAGACATTTTTGGTAAACTTTGTATGCAAGCTCTGATAGTTGATGTGGTTATTTCATGAAGAGCTCTCCTGGGCAAAGCATGGTCTGTGGAGGCAAGAGCAGAAGAGCAGAGCAGCTAAGCTAGAGAAACAGCTCAAAGCACGAAGGGAACTTGAGGTGCTAATTGAGGAACAACTGAACAGGTTTCATGCGCATTACAACCATGCCATGGCCCCAAGTTATCTCGAGGATGTGTCACAACTCCTCATGCCACAATGTGTAGCTCCCCAAGAGCTGGCCATCATTTCCTGGCTTGGTGATTGGAGACCATCTGCCATTCTGGAACTCCTGCATGGCCTGGCTCTTTCATCTTTCTTATCAGACTCAATTGATATGGAACATGTCCTATCTCAGATTGTCCATGAGATACGTATTGAGGAGGCAGTAATTGATGAGGAAATGGCTGAGATTCAAGCTACATGTGTTCTCCACCTTCCCTTTGCCCCAGTGAAAAGCAGTAAGTCAGGTGGTTCTGCCTTGCCTGATATTCGAGTTGAGTTCAAGAAGATTGCTCGGGTTGTCACCAAGGCTCAAAAGCTCAGGTTCATTCCCTTTCTATTTAATTACGAATCTAAAAAATGTAACCTATTAATCacacctaaaaatttcaaattttgatagTTAAATGTGCCATGAATAGAGAAATAACTACAAGGGTATGTCATctagttttgtttttggtgGTTCCTTTGCTTGTTTGTTCTTGACCTTGTAGGCTTTTCTAGTTCAGATGCTCCTATTATCTCACAAGTTATGCATCCAGGGAGCTTAAATGaaaatgtgtgtgttataATTCTAGAAATGTATGTGTAATTGACTGCTATTTGAAAACTTGCACAACAGGTTCAAAGCATTAGAGCTGGTGGTGAAGAAGGTGCTGAACCAAACTGATGCAGCAAAGTTCCTGGTGACCTTATCAGGAATTCAAGATGCTATCCACCAGTTTGCAGAGCACCAGAGGTTGCGAAAGGGGCCAGTTACTCTGTCTGTCAAGCCTCCGGATGTAGTTGAGACTTCAAAGCAGCTAAAGATTCGCTTAGAAGACAGAATCAGTTTTTGGGAGAAGACTATCCTGAGCTCAGAACAAGAGAGGAGTGGCCAAGGAATTCAAGATGCTATCTACCAGTTCGAAAAGCAACAGGGGTTGCGAACGGGGCCAATTACTCTGTCTGTCAAGTCTCAGGATGTAGGTGAGACTTCAAAGCAGCCAAATATCCATTAGAAGACAGAAACGGCTTCTGGGGGAAGACTACCTGGGCTTAGAACAAGAGAGAAGTGGCCGTGAGCAATGAATGCCTTTGGAAACTGACTATGTTTAACATCACACTCTTTGTTGTATCTAAAGCAATATGGCATTATAGGTTCCGTTTGCtacaattgtataaaaatcttcttctttttttcttgtcttgGTTGGACAACATTGTCTTTCCTTAGAACATGTGAGGAATTTAATTACACATTTACACATACCAGGTTTCTAGTCATCCAGAAGAACTTTTATGCATATAGTCTGAGCGTTAAATCAACTTCCAGCACAAACTTGGTGTTGGGGAATTTGTCATCAGCTAATGATGACTGAACCAAATGTAAATTACCTCAGATGAAATCAAACTATTTTCATGTTCCCTATCCTCTTCAGAATTTATTCAAATGGGAAAACTTTTGGTCAAATTTGGCTGAATAAGATATTTGGAAGGTTTAGCAGAACAGCAACTCATAGAATTCCTAATTAATCCTCTCGGATCCTCTTGATGATCTTGCTATGCGAAATAAAAGGAAAGTTCACTGGAAAATTGTGCCCAAATTTTGTCTCTAAAGTAATTGTGAACATTATGTTCAATCTTTCATTGGTTGATTATAATCTATTGCCTCTAGTTTAAGGTTTAGCTTCCACAGTTGATCATACCACGCTCTAGATAAACATTGCAAAGTGCCCAACAAGaacttcatatttttcatgcttTGACGTCTTCTGCCACTACAATTTATCTGACACTGCAGTTGTCATAATTTTCCATGTATTGATGTCTTCTGCCACTATAGCTTATCTCACAAGGCAGCTGTCATGTGTCTATAGGTAAAATTCGCAAGAATAGGGAATCAAATCTCGGGACTTTTCACAAAGAATCATAATCCAGAGCAACCTGATCACTCCTAACATTTCTACACAAAGATGGTAAACGAATTTGTTCCTTTATTTACACATTTATCTTCTATAGCTTGTGGAAACAATAAGCTGTCAGAATCAGCAATCCAGTTCAAAAGGTTAAACCATGGCCCCAAAACATCCCTCAACTTTTGACCTTTAAAGATTGAAAAGACCTCCCTTTTTGTCAATGTGAAACTTCAcaaaatgattttgttttaacAACCCAAAAGAGCCACGAGAAAATCATGGGAACCACTAAGAGAAACATGAAAAGTCCTAAAGAAAATCTTAATAGATACACGGTgcttctatatatatatatatatgggaAAAATGGAAAGGTTTGCTAAAGCAACAAATCTCAACATATCAGGGGACATAATGATAGATAAGATCCATCTTAATCCACAAACCTGCAATAGTTTTTACAATGTTTAAgtccaaaattttgaaactaggCCAAATGACCAATAACCTTTGCAGAGCATTGACATACCTGTTTTCTCAACTTAGTGGTGCCCTACTTCTCCAAGAGGGAATAAAAACCTAATGTTGGTTTTGGTCCATGAAGTTACTGGAAGTGGGATGAGCTAAATCAAGTTGTACTGATCTAGATTTAGATATCTAGATAGTAAGAGGCCCACCCATTACTTTGgaggtttttcaactttttcagCTTGAGCGTGAGTCTCATGATTCTGATTTTTCTCAACTGGAATGAGGATGCCTCCTTACTAGAAAGTGACAACCAATCTGTTTCAacccttttctttccttcctcCCCTTTTTTTCCacttttaatcaatatttttagtACAAGCAGCATCTTTCATTTTAGCAAATATTTCATACAAGTAGACACCACCTAACACACTAATCTTATATGCTCTTCTTATTCATCTTCTACAagataaggaaagaaaagaaaagaaaagaatctgTAACAACCAAAGTAGAGAGGCCCTGACCACATCTCTTCCGACTTTTTTTCCCTGCAAATAAATAGTGTTGCTATCATTCTAGATCCTTGGTGTGGCTGGCTGGCCCTGGCCATTGGCCATAGCCCATATACGTCACGAGGACCTTTTGCTCCTTGTGCAAATTCACTTGAATACAGGCACCTACCCTTTTGGCAAGCATCCCAATCCCGTATGTGTTTTTTGACAAAAGTTTCCCAATACACTGTGTGGCTTGCCCTTGCAATGTAAGTTGCATGTAAACAAGATCTGCCCAATGCCGTACCACTTAGATTCGTTGTCCCCATTGTCCTGTGATATCACAGAAAAGCTTGAAAAGATACAACAATAGAAAAAACCTTGCACGAGGATATGTTCTGATAGACTTTGATGTTATCAACATGTGTCATAAACAAGAGCCTTTCATATTAGCAGTGGGTTTGGCAAATTAAATGTCAACGAATCAATCAGAACTTGTTTGACAAGAGTAAGAAGCAtccattttaattatttgataatgTTACGTAATTAGTAAGGTGAGAGAAAAATTATGGTGTCTCAGTCCCACGTCCGGGAGGTGGGAGGGTCTCGAGACAATTATAATCGAGGGTGTTGCACACCTTatcaaaatagttttttaaaaGAGTGTGATGAATCCTGTAACAAGTGATATCGGAGCAAATATAACCTTAACCCAACCCACACTAGGCACTTCCATAACAAACCAAAGAGGGTGGCTAGTGATGACAAAAACATTGTCGGATTAAGCAGAGGATAGCATCACgttcaatttttcaaaaaaagtaaattaagGTATACCAATCAAACATCGAACAGGAAGAGAGTCCCGAGATATTTATAAACGTGAGTATTACTAGACCTGATAATTTTAGACACGACACGAGAAGACACGAGTTAAACAGATTTTGTGTTTACccttaacgtgtttcgtgtctaatcGTGTCTGACACGTTAAGACACGAAAATTAGACACAACAAACACgtttaaaatatgtttaaacacgtttacttaatcgtgttatcgtgtttaaacgtgtatacgtgtttaaacgtgtatacattacacgtttattaacctattaaacattaatagttaaaaactatttaactttatataaataatttttaataattatttgatgtgtattttaaccttatatataataataaattttatgtatattatttatattaaattttattatatttgatgttattattattattttttgttataattatttttataattatagattttaaatttaaataataaaattatatttaattataaatatttttatttaatcgtgttaatTGTGTTAAACAtgttaatcgtgttaaacgtattattaatcgtgtcgtgtcgtatattaacacgtttaataaacgtgtaaaacgtgttaatcgtgtcgtgtcgtATTACACGTGTATTAAACGTACACGTGTacgtgttttaaatttaagatacGAATATTAAACGTATCGTGTTCGTGTTTAGCCTTAACGTGTTTCGTATCTAAACGTGTCTGACTCGTTTAAAACACGAAAACACGAATTGTCAGGTCTAAGTATTACACACCTATCACATTAATCCTTTGGAGAAAAGGGTCATTTGTAACTATATAGTAACTTAACTTGATCTTGATATTACTACTCAAAATATTCGCTAGAAAGTCatttaatttgaaagaaatataaatgaaCTTACTCCAAATATTTGCTAGAAAGTCATTTAATTAAAAGGAATATAAATGAACTTGGGTTATCTTAAGTAGGCATAACAAGATATCCTTACTCATTTTAGGGCTTAATTTAGAGGTATGTAAATGAGCTTACAATAGGTACACGTATTATTTAGAATAATTTGCACTTACACCTTGCTTGATTTCATACATTTTTCTTgtagtattaatattttggaGTTTCaatttgttatcatcaaaaatcacatatccttgatattttaatgaaataataaaagataatgAGCGGGgatttaaaaatgatattttaataatttataaaaataaattagctTAACGATTTTACAAGTATCTGAATATTTAACTGATTAATTGATGTAtgattttttacaaaaaaaaaaacataaaatttgaattcttcttttgaaaaaatatgaaaagaaaaagacctAACAATTctacaaaagaaatgaatttatAGAAATTGAAACTACAAAATGGTACTTTAGCTCAATTGGAATAAGCAAGAGAATGAATTGGATGGActggaaattaattttgaaaaaaagaaccTGAAACTGGAACTGTTGAAATTGCTATCTTTTCACCACATCCTATCAAGCTACCTAGACTAGACTTTGTGCAAGTTGTAACCCTAAGATTAGAGTGTTTAGATTCCATCCAATCATTGTGGATCCCCTCCTCCATCAACAGTCTTTTAAAAAGAAGATTAGATCGGAAGGTGGGAAAAGTAAGTAACCCCCCAAGAGGAGATGGGTGATTTTAACATGTTCATTGACCCTAGAGGTGACCCCTAAATGAATGTGGGGCCATCAACCTTGCATGATCTTTCTCAAAAATAGATCAAATGGTGGAGATTCAATCTTTAAGAAAGTTTCAATAAGTCGGCACCTTccttatgaaaattttgatgggttttttttttcctttttattttattttttaattttggtgtGCGTGAATAAAACCTGGAGATGTTGAGGTGTGGGGGCCTAGGGGCAACatccaaaaaaccaaaaattataatcagatgatgatgatgatcatGCTTGACAGTACACACGCGTGCACATGAACAGTGCCTGCTTTTTCTTAGTTACTTTTATGGGTCCTCCATCCTCCCAATTATTTGGCTTTTAAGATATGCTGTGTTCTGGTTTGCTCAAGTAGAGAAAAGTGCTTCCATTACACCATTATTTATACATTTCTTTAGTTTACCTAACAATACATGAATccattttttcaaaacatattttatgtttttttgaataacttttttaccatttttatctcaaatataaaaattttatcatatcGGTTCAAATTCTAAAcctttaatataaaattttaaatttgatccGTTGAAAtgccgtttttaaaattatattgacaaagaagaaaataaaaattcaatatcatgattgaaatttttgacttaaattaattttaggtatatacttttttatatgtttgtGTGTGTTTTAATGTTATAATATCATACATTAGATGTGGTGaagatataataaatttaagtatATGGTATAACAAGTCACAATGTCAAcaacataataataaaatgattctTTATTATACAATAAAAATGACATAAAAGTTGCAAAAAGAATCTAAATTCGATTGTGCAACGCCCTCCTTTCACCAATAGAAGATATGAAAACACCTTAATTTGAGAAGATCTCACATTAGTGAAGAATTGGGTAAAGTTTgatattcattttaaatgaagttAATTTTCACTTTATAAAGTGAAAATAATGCTATATATTAGCTTAAATTCTTAGTGCATGCTTTCAACCCATTGTTCATCTTCAGGCTCTAGTAGAGCAAAAAGTAGATTGAGTTTAATTCAAGTATTTGGATTTATAAATTTGACTCAATAATCGATATACGTACCCTTTACTCAAAATCGAATTTAAACACTTCtctcttaaatttaaataaaataaaaactcgAGTCAAGCTCCAATCctaatttttctccaaatgaaCTCAAGCAAAATCAGGTTGAACTTGTCAGTCTAGAGAAGTTTCAAGAACAAGTCCACTCTCTAgaatgaaaaatggaaagcACTTTTCTTCTCCCCTTCCATGAGATTATAGGGATCAAATTGGTGAAAGGATGTAGATGTTTGACTTTAATGACCAAATTAAGATTACCAACTGGGAATTAAAGCAAACTTCctcaaaaaaggaaaggaaaaaattgaatggcttTACTCAATtcttagaaagaaaaagaaaaaaaaatcaccatCAAGCATGCAATTATACGTTGAGTTGTCATTGGAGGGATCTTGGAGAAAGGCAGC
It includes:
- the LOC18595303 gene encoding alpha-galactosidase isoform X1 → MAHSLPSSRFSAFFCCILLLLLISSATVSGARLGNARLTDSSSIRRILLNNGLGLTPQMGWNSWNRFHCNINETLIKETADAMVSSGLAALGYTYINLDDCWGELNRDTQGNLVPKASTFPSGIKALADYVHSKGLKLGIYADAGTQTCSKTMPGSLGYEEQDAKTFASWGVDYLKYDNCANTGISPKERYPKMSKALLSSGRTMFFSLCEWGNEDPATWAPSIGNSWRTTGDIKDNWDRMTSIADQNDKWASYAQPGSWNDPDMLEVGNGGMTTEEYRSHFSIWSLAKAPLLIGCDIRSMDNVTFELLSNKEVIAVNQDKLGVQGKKVKKDGDLEVWAGPLTDNRVAVVLWNRGSSSANITAYWSDIGLKPSTVCDVQHLWAHSTELSVQDQLSAQVDAHACRMYTITPQ
- the LOC18595304 gene encoding uncharacterized protein LOC18595304 codes for the protein MQGTASKSPLNYYEENDGGEQKETGTKLKEKEVGNEIDEISDRFQRTKRETSKRELSWAKHGLWRQEQKSRAAKLEKQLKARRELEVLIEEQLNRFHAHYNHAMAPSYLEDVSQLLMPQCVAPQELAIISWLGDWRPSAILELLHGLALSSFLSDSIDMEHVLSQIVHEIRIEEAVIDEEMAEIQATCVLHLPFAPVKSSKSGGSALPDIRVEFKKIARVVTKAQKLRFKALELVVKKVLNQTDAAKFLVTLSGIQDAIHQFAEHQRLRKGPVTLSVKPPDVVETSKQLKIRLEDRISFWEKTILSSEQERSGQGIQDAIYQFEKQQGLRTGPITLSVKSQDVGETSKQPNIH
- the LOC18595303 gene encoding alpha-galactosidase 2 isoform X2 — its product is MTSWNSWNRFHCNINETLIKETADAMVSSGLAALGYTYINLDDCWGELNRDTQGNLVPKASTFPSGIKALADYVHSKGLKLGIYADAGTQTCSKTMPGSLGYEEQDAKTFASWGVDYLKYDNCANTGISPKERYPKMSKALLSSGRTMFFSLCEWGNEDPATWAPSIGNSWRTTGDIKDNWDRMTSIADQNDKWASYAQPGSWNDPDMLEVGNGGMTTEEYRSHFSIWSLAKAPLLIGCDIRSMDNVTFELLSNKEVIAVNQDKLGVQGKKVKKDGDLEVWAGPLTDNRVAVVLWNRGSSSANITAYWSDIGLKPSTVCDVQHLWAHSTELSVQDQLSAQVDAHACRMYTITPQ